The following coding sequences lie in one Nitrospirota bacterium genomic window:
- a CDS encoding PilZ domain-containing protein translates to MQEEKPEKTSSLDGDIIDLTIEKLHSHNISPRVEELTEQEEDDNASEDDLADRRKFPRAVFTYPVEFKLFSQSTEHVSYNGELKDISLSGACMQFEDKYGRLSLKDLNNAKIKITFSIPHGGKASILALIRWIKKIDPRSFSIKLGIEFQDVENWQMEAIEKLIGMRNKDHNMMWNLWEQYEK, encoded by the coding sequence ATGCAGGAAGAGAAGCCGGAAAAAACATCTTCACTTGATGGGGATATCATCGATCTAACAATAGAAAAGCTCCATTCTCATAACATATCTCCGCGTGTAGAAGAATTAACGGAACAGGAAGAGGATGATAATGCGAGTGAAGACGACCTTGCGGACAGAAGAAAATTCCCGCGCGCTGTCTTTACCTATCCGGTCGAATTCAAGCTGTTTTCACAAAGCACCGAACACGTGTCTTACAACGGAGAGTTAAAAGATATTTCTTTAAGCGGCGCCTGCATGCAGTTTGAAGATAAATACGGCAGGCTCAGCCTGAAAGACCTGAATAACGCAAAAATCAAGATCACTTTCAGCATTCCTCACGGAGGCAAGGCGAGTATTTTGGCCCTGATCCGCTGGATAAAAAAGATTGACCCCCGGAGCTTTTCCATCAAGCTGGGGATCGAATTCCAGGACGTTGAGAATTGGCAGATGGAGGCCATCGAGAAATTGATCGGAATGAGAAACAAGGACCACAACATGATGTGGAATCTCTGGGAGCAGTACGAAAAATAA
- a CDS encoding dienelactone hydrolase family protein gives MKHLTKYILLLLCGLIIACAQKSEMRSGPVEYKSDNVTLKGYLAVDNKFKGKRPGILVVHEWWGAGDFVRDRAKKLAELGYTALAVDMYGDGKQATTQEEAAGYAKGISSDPELRKARFLAALNLLKQQETVDPDRIAAIGYSFGGNVVLEMARAGVDLKGAVTFYGGLSTNNPAQPGVIKAKILVCQGDKDWYVPALYVTEFDQEMKKANVDYKLITYPGAEHGFSNPDSTSIEQKFKMKVAYNAEADKKSWADMQEFFKTIFKK, from the coding sequence ATGAAACATTTAACGAAATACATTTTACTATTATTGTGCGGGTTGATTATAGCCTGCGCGCAAAAAAGTGAGATGCGCAGCGGGCCGGTTGAATATAAATCGGACAACGTAACATTGAAAGGATATCTTGCCGTTGATAATAAATTCAAAGGGAAGAGGCCCGGCATACTCGTTGTGCATGAATGGTGGGGGGCCGGCGATTTCGTACGCGACAGGGCGAAGAAGCTTGCGGAGCTTGGCTATACAGCCCTTGCCGTTGACATGTACGGAGACGGTAAACAGGCAACCACGCAGGAAGAGGCGGCGGGATACGCAAAAGGGATTTCTTCTGATCCTGAGCTCAGGAAGGCGCGGTTTCTGGCGGCGCTGAATTTATTGAAACAGCAGGAGACCGTGGACCCTGACCGCATTGCTGCAATCGGATATAGTTTCGGAGGCAATGTTGTGCTGGAAATGGCCCGCGCGGGTGTCGATCTCAAAGGCGCTGTCACTTTTTATGGAGGCCTGTCAACCAACAATCCGGCCCAGCCAGGAGTTATAAAGGCAAAAATATTAGTGTGCCAGGGGGACAAGGATTGGTATGTACCGGCCCTCTATGTCACTGAATTTGATCAGGAGATGAAAAAGGCAAATGTTGATTACAAACTCATTACGTATCCAGGCGCCGAGCACGGTTTCTCCAATCCTGATTCCACGTCAATTGAGCAAAAGTTTAAGATGAAGGTTGCATACAATGCCGAGGCCGATAAAAAGTCATGGGCCGACATGCAGGAATTTTTCAAAACGATTTTCAAAAAATAA
- a CDS encoding PhoH family protein encodes MKKSFVLDTNVLIHDPEAILQFADNDIILPITVIEELDKLKRGNGEIPYSARQALRLIDSFREQGNLSAGVKTPNGGSLRVMIEENMHLTRPSNDNRIISAAVSLANVDNAPHPVILVSKDTSVRIKADALGLVTQDYLKDKTTVFQRYGSIVDGGEVTNGIKSVRYLKSGDKIFRVYGESNMELIRRQRSVMNISPKNIEQECAIDALLSPQISVIALTGRAGTGKTLLAIAAGLYFCTKPVHKGSPEYSRRYEQVMVARPIVPLGNDLGFLPGDVTEKLHPWMQPIYDNLDFIVGTPNEHGDDKESDYRSADYLIESGIVHIEPLTYIRGRSLPRRFLIIDEAQNLRPLDVKTIITRCGEGTKVVFTGDLEQIDSPFLDAASNGLAHLINKFIQEENFCYLNLKHSARSVLAERAAELL; translated from the coding sequence ATGAAAAAATCTTTTGTCCTTGATACAAACGTATTAATTCACGACCCGGAAGCCATCCTTCAATTTGCAGACAACGATATCATATTGCCGATAACCGTCATCGAGGAATTAGATAAATTAAAGAGAGGCAACGGCGAAATCCCGTACTCTGCGCGGCAGGCGTTGAGGCTGATAGATTCTTTCAGGGAGCAGGGCAACTTGTCAGCCGGTGTCAAAACCCCAAACGGCGGCTCGCTCCGTGTAATGATCGAAGAGAACATGCATCTGACCAGGCCTTCAAACGACAACAGGATCATTTCCGCAGCCGTCTCTCTTGCAAACGTCGATAACGCGCCACACCCCGTAATACTCGTGTCAAAGGACACGTCTGTCAGGATCAAGGCTGACGCGCTCGGACTTGTTACACAGGATTATCTGAAAGACAAAACCACGGTGTTCCAGCGGTACGGGAGTATCGTCGATGGAGGGGAAGTCACAAACGGCATTAAATCCGTACGGTATCTGAAATCCGGGGACAAAATATTCAGGGTCTATGGCGAAAGCAACATGGAGCTTATCAGGAGACAGCGCTCTGTCATGAACATCTCGCCGAAAAATATAGAGCAGGAATGCGCGATCGATGCCCTCCTGTCGCCCCAGATAAGCGTGATAGCCCTTACCGGAAGGGCGGGCACAGGGAAAACCCTGCTTGCTATCGCCGCCGGTTTATACTTCTGCACAAAACCCGTACACAAAGGCTCGCCGGAGTATTCAAGGAGATACGAGCAGGTCATGGTGGCAAGGCCAATCGTCCCGCTTGGCAATGATCTGGGTTTTCTGCCCGGAGACGTGACAGAAAAACTCCACCCGTGGATGCAGCCGATATACGACAATCTGGACTTCATTGTCGGCACGCCAAACGAGCACGGCGATGACAAAGAAAGCGATTACCGGAGCGCGGACTACCTGATTGAATCCGGGATCGTCCACATCGAACCACTTACCTACATCAGGGGCAGAAGCCTGCCGAGGCGTTTTCTCATTATTGACGAGGCGCAGAACCTGAGGCCCCTTGACGTCAAGACTATTATCACGAGATGCGGGGAGGGGACAAAGGTTGTTTTCACCGGGGACCTGGAGCAGATCGATTCCCCCTTTCTTGATGCCGCGTCTAACGGCCTGGCCCACCTGATAAATAAGTTCATACAGGAAGAGAACTTCTGCTATCTGAACCTTAAGCACAGCGCGCGGTCCGTCCTCGCAGAACGCGCGGCAGAGTTGTTGTGA
- a CDS encoding sulfite exporter TauE/SafE family protein, whose translation MDIFEFIFPVSGVKTSIFIPPLVALVVSFFTSMGGVSGAFLLLPFQMSVLKYTSPSVSATNFVFNIVAIPSGVYRYLKEGRMAWPLTWIVIVGTLPGVFIGYYLRVLYLPDPRTFKLFVGCVLLYIGSRLFYEVTGKAAAGKSKSKALEDKFKQRAEEIKKQQNARLASGLPKDAVVKTISFTLSRVEYEFWGERFSFSTPAMFVLAFFVGVIGGTYGIGGGAIIAPFCVAVFHLPVYTVAGAALMGTFLTSIAGVTFYSIMPVREGLATSPDWLLGSLFGAGGFAGVYLGARFQKFVPQKFIKMILGLAILFLAVKYIVQYF comes from the coding sequence ATGGATATATTCGAGTTCATTTTTCCAGTATCAGGGGTCAAGACCTCGATCTTCATCCCGCCGCTTGTTGCGCTTGTTGTCTCTTTTTTCACATCAATGGGAGGCGTGTCTGGCGCGTTCCTGCTCCTGCCTTTCCAGATGAGCGTTCTTAAATATACCAGCCCTTCTGTGAGCGCAACAAACTTTGTCTTCAACATTGTCGCCATTCCAAGCGGGGTGTACCGCTATTTAAAAGAAGGCCGCATGGCATGGCCACTGACCTGGATTGTTATTGTCGGGACCCTGCCGGGTGTGTTTATAGGTTACTATCTCCGGGTCCTTTATCTTCCTGATCCGCGGACGTTCAAGCTCTTTGTCGGGTGTGTATTGCTGTATATCGGGAGCCGTCTTTTTTATGAAGTGACCGGCAAGGCAGCGGCAGGGAAAAGCAAGAGCAAGGCGCTGGAAGATAAATTTAAACAGCGGGCGGAAGAAATTAAAAAACAGCAGAACGCGCGCCTCGCATCGGGGCTGCCGAAAGACGCGGTTGTCAAGACAATCTCTTTCACTCTCTCAAGAGTGGAATACGAATTCTGGGGGGAGAGGTTTTCATTCAGCACGCCGGCAATGTTTGTCCTTGCATTTTTCGTGGGCGTTATCGGCGGCACTTACGGGATCGGCGGCGGCGCGATCATCGCTCCTTTCTGCGTGGCGGTCTTTCATCTGCCTGTTTACACAGTTGCCGGGGCCGCGCTGATGGGGACCTTTTTAACGTCCATCGCCGGAGTGACCTTCTACAGCATCATGCCCGTAAGGGAAGGGCTTGCCACGTCGCCTGACTGGCTGCTGGGCTCTCTCTTCGGCGCGGGCGGTTTTGCAGGTGTGTACCTGGGCGCGAGGTTCCAGAAGTTTGTGCCTCAGAAATTTATAAAGATGATACTCGGGCTTGCGATCCTGTTTTTGGCGGTCAAATATATTGTTCAGTATTTTTAG
- a CDS encoding HAD hydrolase family protein, translated as MLEIDIPNFGAVRLQHLVTDFTGTLSFNGTLIPGVKERFLKISEFLDIHVLTSDTFGTALLELKGLPCKVHILEGEYHDLQKEEYVEKLGPSSVIAFGNGNNDRKMLRVARIGVAVTEGEGCAVDILMAGDIHVTSITSGLDLLLNPKRIKATLRY; from the coding sequence ATGCTTGAAATTGACATACCTAATTTCGGCGCAGTAAGGCTCCAGCATCTTGTCACAGATTTCACCGGGACCCTATCATTCAACGGGACGCTTATCCCTGGCGTTAAAGAGCGCTTCCTCAAGATATCGGAATTCCTGGACATACATGTGCTGACATCCGATACGTTCGGCACCGCGTTGCTGGAATTAAAGGGACTCCCCTGTAAGGTGCATATACTTGAAGGAGAGTACCACGATCTCCAGAAAGAAGAATATGTTGAAAAGCTCGGCCCGTCTTCCGTGATCGCGTTCGGTAACGGCAACAATGATAGGAAAATGCTGCGGGTCGCAAGGATCGGGGTGGCAGTCACCGAAGGAGAAGGCTGCGCGGTTGATATACTGATGGCGGGGGACATACACGTCACAAGCATAACTTCAGGGCTTGATCTGCTTCTCAATCCAAAACGGATCAAGGCGACGCTGAGATACTGA
- a CDS encoding septal ring lytic transglycosylase RlpA family protein, which translates to MQSKLSIIILLTTLLFSCAPFPHRENKPRTGEDYLTASWYGPDFHGKPTSSGERYDMYGMTCAHKTYDFGTKLRVTNPDTEKYVEVVVNDRGPFIWGRDLDLSYGAAKEIGLMGKGVGAVKIEYLGRDMRYAKRLPFEPVASSGGLTIQVGSFIEQPNADRLKKGLEFKYSDVYITTANVNGQKFFRVRMGEFREYKNAYSVAAKLADEGYSTIIVANN; encoded by the coding sequence ATGCAAAGCAAACTTTCCATAATCATCCTCCTCACCACCCTCCTCTTCTCCTGCGCCCCTTTCCCTCACAGGGAAAACAAGCCCCGTACAGGGGAAGATTATCTCACAGCCTCGTGGTACGGGCCGGATTTTCACGGGAAGCCGACTTCATCGGGCGAGAGATACGATATGTACGGGATGACGTGCGCGCACAAGACTTATGATTTCGGGACGAAACTGCGGGTCACAAATCCTGATACCGAGAAATATGTTGAGGTGGTCGTCAATGACAGGGGGCCGTTTATCTGGGGCAGGGACCTCGATCTCTCCTATGGTGCCGCAAAAGAGATCGGCCTCATGGGAAAAGGCGTCGGCGCTGTGAAGATAGAATATCTCGGAAGGGACATGCGTTACGCCAAGCGATTGCCCTTTGAACCTGTAGCGTCATCCGGCGGCCTGACCATCCAGGTGGGTTCATTCATTGAGCAGCCAAACGCCGACCGTCTTAAGAAGGGCCTCGAATTTAAATACAGCGATGTCTACATTACAACCGCCAATGTTAACGGGCAGAAATTCTTCAGGGTGAGAATGGGTGAATTCAGGGAATACAAGAACGCCTATTCCGTCGCGGCAAAACTTGCCGATGAAGGGTACAGCACGATTATAGTTGCGAATAACTAA
- a CDS encoding endonuclease III yields the protein MDTRAIHKLWPQLKKQVSGLDVPWLENMVQQSFRDRDPFKVLISCILSLRTQDRTTGAASERLFNLAPDVKTMSKLPMKTIEKAIYPVGFYKVKAQRIKELCKALIKNCNSKVPDDLDELMKLKGVGRKTANLVITLGYQKPGICVDTHVHRITNRWGYVKTKTPEQTEFALREKIPQEYWLEINGLLVAFGQGICRPVSPLCSKCSIEKYCEKVGVTIHR from the coding sequence ATGGACACTCGCGCAATACATAAGTTGTGGCCTCAATTGAAAAAGCAGGTGAGCGGGCTTGATGTGCCGTGGCTTGAGAACATGGTGCAGCAATCCTTCAGGGACAGGGACCCGTTTAAAGTCCTCATCTCCTGCATACTGAGCCTGCGCACACAGGACAGGACAACAGGCGCAGCCTCTGAAAGGCTTTTCAATCTTGCGCCTGACGTGAAGACAATGTCAAAGCTTCCAATGAAGACAATTGAGAAGGCGATCTATCCGGTCGGGTTTTATAAAGTAAAGGCGCAGAGGATAAAAGAACTGTGCAAGGCGCTGATCAAGAATTGCAATTCAAAAGTCCCTGATGATCTGGATGAGTTGATGAAGCTAAAAGGCGTCGGCAGAAAGACCGCGAACCTCGTCATCACCCTCGGCTATCAGAAACCTGGAATATGCGTTGATACCCATGTGCATAGAATTACAAACAGATGGGGCTATGTAAAAACAAAGACGCCTGAACAAACCGAATTCGCACTCCGGGAAAAAATCCCTCAGGAATACTGGCTCGAAATAAACGGCCTGCTCGTCGCATTCGGCCAGGGCATCTGCAGGCCGGTCTCTCCATTGTGCAGCAAATGCAGCATTGAAAAATATTGCGAAAAAGTTGGAGTGACAATCCATCGATAG
- a CDS encoding P-loop NTPase translates to MDEIKNKFWAVGGGKGGVGKSIVTLLLGTSLARLGNKVILVDADLGGSNLHTLVGIRYPKNTLADFINKRVETIDEVVMETPVENLRIICGADDILGMANPKYTQKTKLFNHLKRLDADLILLDLGAGTSFTTVDFFLYAPNKIVVLTPQITSIQNAYGFIKASLYRQLNETFGKDENAAELIKRAGNSVQGEAIDSISKLYDSFKALGEEYQEKMLQCIDNIKIKLIVNMVRDAKERNVGNIVKSVAKNYLALNMEDLGVVQYDNVLGMSINNMADFLAKRRDSLASINFYEMASNIMKNYLRPTTACPPVSPVNR, encoded by the coding sequence ATGGATGAAATAAAAAATAAATTCTGGGCAGTCGGCGGAGGCAAGGGTGGCGTCGGAAAGAGCATCGTCACCCTGCTGCTTGGGACCTCGCTGGCAAGGCTTGGCAACAAGGTCATACTTGTAGATGCGGACCTCGGCGGCAGCAATCTGCACACTCTCGTCGGCATACGGTACCCTAAAAATACCCTGGCGGATTTCATCAATAAGAGAGTGGAGACGATTGATGAAGTGGTAATGGAAACGCCTGTGGAAAACCTGAGAATAATCTGCGGCGCTGACGATATACTGGGAATGGCCAATCCTAAATATACGCAGAAGACAAAGCTCTTCAATCACTTAAAGAGGCTCGATGCGGACCTGATCCTTCTGGACCTCGGTGCTGGTACGTCTTTTACTACAGTGGATTTTTTCCTTTATGCCCCGAACAAAATAGTTGTGCTTACCCCGCAGATAACCTCAATACAGAATGCGTACGGCTTTATCAAGGCAAGCCTTTACCGCCAGTTGAACGAGACCTTCGGCAAAGACGAGAATGCCGCTGAGCTCATTAAACGGGCCGGCAATTCAGTCCAGGGCGAGGCAATTGATTCCATATCCAAGCTCTACGATTCATTTAAGGCCCTGGGAGAAGAGTACCAGGAGAAAATGCTCCAGTGCATTGACAACATAAAAATAAAATTGATCGTAAACATGGTAAGGGACGCAAAAGAAAGAAATGTCGGCAATATCGTCAAGTCGGTCGCAAAGAATTACCTTGCCCTTAATATGGAAGATCTCGGGGTCGTGCAATACGACAATGTGCTGGGCATGTCAATAAACAATATGGCGGATTTTCTGGCCAAGAGGCGCGACAGTCTGGCAAGCATTAATTTCTATGAAATGGCCAGCAATATTATGAAGAACTATTTGAGACCTACTACCGCTTGTCCCCCCGTGTCTCCAGTCAACAGGTAA
- a CDS encoding class I SAM-dependent methyltransferase: MSHVCPSWLSFVLYNPIRKTFTDRKKVLDESGIRADSVVLEIGPGNGFLTEAIAGRARKVVSVELQPGMVKKLNKRVMKFGGKVKLVTADIASHSAGDSFADVCLLYYCFHEIKNQDGAVINISRAIKPGGILAIYEPGVEVNKVKMERTVGMFENAGFKKESEHKTLFTRFARLRKLPA; the protein is encoded by the coding sequence GTGAGTCACGTCTGTCCTTCATGGCTGTCATTTGTACTCTATAATCCCATCAGAAAGACCTTTACCGACAGGAAAAAGGTCCTTGATGAATCTGGGATCAGAGCGGATTCCGTGGTGCTTGAGATCGGGCCGGGTAACGGTTTTCTGACAGAGGCGATTGCCGGGCGCGCGCGAAAAGTCGTCTCTGTTGAATTACAGCCCGGCATGGTAAAAAAACTGAACAAGAGGGTAATGAAATTTGGCGGCAAGGTTAAGCTTGTTACTGCCGACATAGCCTCACACAGCGCTGGGGATTCGTTTGCGGACGTGTGCCTTCTGTATTACTGTTTCCACGAAATAAAAAACCAGGATGGCGCTGTAATAAATATCAGCAGGGCCATTAAACCCGGCGGAATCCTTGCCATCTATGAACCGGGAGTCGAGGTGAATAAAGTAAAGATGGAGAGGACTGTCGGGATGTTTGAGAATGCCGGTTTCAAGAAGGAATCGGAGCATAAAACCTTATTCACCAGGTTTGCAAGATTGAGGAAACTGCCTGCTTAA
- a CDS encoding vitamin B12-dependent ribonucleotide reductase, which translates to MAEMVTTHLELTPSALKVLEKRYLRKDEEGRTVEAPEDMFRRVAKTVASVELNYAKSEAEVKTIENEFYNLMTASKFLPNSPTLMNAGRRLGQLSACFVLPVEDSMESIFEAVKNAALIHKSGGGTGFSFSNLRPKGDIVGSTKGISSGPLSFMTVFDSATEAIKQGGTRRGANMGILRVDHPDILQFVSAKENNSRLNNFNLSVGITDTFMKALEKDEEYDLINPHTKQPVRRLKAREVFNLIVQHAWKNGEPGVVFIDRMNQYNPTPSVGQIESTNPCGEQPLLPYESCNLGSINLAKHIRYDASRAAGVDWDTLRETVHRSVHFLDNVIVINRYPLKKIEESTKANRKIGLGVMGWADMLIQLGIPYNSEDASKLATEVMKFIQTESKKQSSFLADERGTFPNFEVSIYRDKTPLRNATTTTIAPTGTLSIIAGCSSGIEPLFAVAFVRNVLEGTKLYEVNPIFEKIAKERGFWSRELIDKIAEKGSLQGITEVPDDVKKFFITAHDISPLDHIRMQAAFQKHVDNAVSKTVNFSHNATPKEVEDAYFLAYGLGCKGVTVYRDGSREEQVLSTGKTEQGTKGKEQKEQVVDHKITPKKRPEVITGTTRLMKTGCGNLYVTINEDEEGNLFELFTQMGKAGGCASSQAEAIGRLVSLALRSNIEPEELVKNLKGISCHSPAWANGGKISSCSDAISKAIERYAERGAKKNGNGNGSHHEEHKESKENIMLCGACPDCGGAVEHEGGCAVCRDCGFTKCS; encoded by the coding sequence ATGGCGGAAATGGTCACGACACATCTTGAGTTAACACCGAGTGCATTAAAGGTCCTGGAAAAGAGATACCTCAGGAAAGACGAGGAAGGGCGGACCGTTGAAGCCCCGGAGGACATGTTCAGGAGAGTCGCAAAGACCGTTGCCTCTGTAGAACTGAACTACGCGAAATCCGAGGCCGAAGTCAAAACCATAGAAAATGAATTTTATAATCTGATGACGGCATCAAAATTCCTCCCAAACAGTCCGACTCTCATGAACGCGGGAAGACGGCTTGGACAGTTGTCCGCGTGTTTTGTGCTTCCGGTTGAAGACTCCATGGAATCCATTTTCGAGGCGGTAAAAAACGCGGCATTGATCCACAAATCAGGCGGCGGCACAGGCTTTTCATTCTCCAACCTCAGGCCCAAGGGCGACATCGTAGGCTCTACAAAGGGGATCTCTTCGGGGCCCCTTTCATTCATGACGGTCTTTGATTCAGCGACCGAGGCCATAAAACAGGGCGGCACAAGAAGGGGCGCGAACATGGGCATTCTCCGTGTGGACCATCCTGATATCCTCCAATTCGTTTCCGCCAAAGAAAACAATTCCAGGCTGAATAATTTCAATCTCTCAGTCGGCATAACGGACACCTTCATGAAGGCGCTCGAAAAAGATGAAGAGTACGATCTGATAAATCCCCACACCAAACAGCCCGTGCGCAGGCTCAAGGCAAGAGAGGTTTTCAACCTGATAGTACAGCACGCGTGGAAAAACGGTGAGCCGGGCGTTGTTTTTATAGACAGGATGAACCAGTATAATCCTACTCCCTCGGTCGGGCAGATCGAAAGCACCAATCCCTGCGGCGAGCAGCCCCTTCTGCCGTACGAGTCCTGCAATCTCGGCTCGATCAATCTTGCAAAACACATAAGGTATGACGCGTCCCGCGCCGCTGGTGTGGACTGGGACACCCTGAGGGAGACCGTGCACCGCTCCGTGCATTTCCTTGATAACGTCATTGTCATCAACAGATATCCGCTGAAGAAGATCGAAGAATCAACAAAGGCAAACCGTAAAATAGGGCTCGGTGTAATGGGCTGGGCTGACATGCTGATACAGCTTGGCATCCCCTACAATTCGGAAGACGCCTCAAAGCTCGCGACCGAGGTGATGAAATTCATACAGACCGAAAGCAAAAAGCAGTCGTCATTTCTGGCCGATGAAAGGGGGACCTTCCCTAATTTCGAGGTCAGCATTTACAGGGACAAAACCCCTTTAAGGAACGCCACTACAACAACCATCGCGCCAACCGGGACTCTCTCGATAATCGCGGGATGTTCAAGCGGCATTGAGCCGCTGTTTGCGGTAGCGTTTGTGCGCAACGTCCTTGAAGGCACAAAGCTCTATGAGGTCAACCCCATCTTTGAAAAGATCGCGAAAGAGCGCGGCTTCTGGAGCAGGGAGCTTATCGACAAGATCGCGGAAAAGGGAAGCCTTCAGGGGATCACTGAGGTTCCCGATGATGTGAAAAAGTTTTTTATCACGGCGCACGACATATCCCCGCTGGACCACATCAGGATGCAGGCGGCCTTTCAAAAACACGTTGACAACGCGGTCTCAAAGACCGTCAACTTTTCTCACAACGCGACCCCGAAAGAGGTGGAAGACGCGTATTTCCTTGCCTACGGCCTCGGCTGTAAAGGCGTCACTGTCTACAGGGACGGTTCAAGGGAAGAGCAGGTGCTCTCCACCGGAAAAACAGAGCAGGGAACAAAGGGTAAAGAACAAAAAGAACAGGTCGTGGACCATAAAATAACGCCGAAGAAAAGGCCCGAGGTCATCACGGGCACAACAAGGCTCATGAAGACCGGCTGCGGCAACCTGTATGTCACCATCAATGAAGATGAGGAGGGAAACCTCTTTGAGCTCTTCACTCAGATGGGCAAGGCAGGCGGATGCGCATCAAGCCAGGCAGAGGCGATCGGAAGGCTCGTGAGTCTCGCGCTCAGGAGCAACATAGAACCCGAAGAGCTTGTCAAAAATCTCAAAGGCATCAGCTGCCACAGCCCCGCGTGGGCCAACGGCGGGAAGATCTCATCCTGCTCCGACGCCATATCAAAGGCCATCGAAAGATACGCTGAACGCGGCGCCAAGAAAAACGGCAACGGCAACGGCTCGCATCACGAAGAGCATAAAGAGAGCAAAGAAAATATAATGCTCTGCGGCGCCTGCCCCGACTGCGGAGGGGCCGTAGAACACGAAGGCGGCTGCGCAGTGTGCAGAGACTGCGGGTTTACGAAATGTTCATGA